AGCTCGCTGATGGCGCTGGTGAGGCCTTCTTCGCCGCGGTCGCTTTTGGCGTTTTGGGCCAGCTCCAATACGCCGGTTTTGACATCGACCAGCCGGGTGTTGACGATATAGCTCTCGCCGAGACGGCTGACGCTGCCGATCATGATCTTTTGCACGTTCAGCAGTTTGCCGATCTCAACCGCGGTGCTCATGTCGGTCACGCCCGTCATCTGCAGCTTTTGTTCCTCGAGAATTCGGGTGATCGCCTGACGCTCAATTACAGTAAATCTTTGAGAATTAAACAATTCGGTGCTAAGAATGTCAGCCACAGCTTCCGCGGTTTCTTTGCTGACGTTTTTGGCTTCCAGAGAAAGGACAGCGATGGTGGGTCTGCCCTGCGCGTTGATCGTGGTGATGAAACTGAAAATCATCATCGCAAGGCCCGGTAGCATTTTTCTGACGAAACTCATTGACATCCTTTCCATCGAATCGTCGGCATTCATGGAACAACCCGGCTGCTGCAGTGAAAAAATAGTAGAGGAGGGAATGAGACTAAATTTAAAGAGCCCTATATAGAATGTCAAGCGCTTTTTGCGCTGATTTATCGATGGAAACCGGCGAGACGATCGCGTAAAAAAAGGCGGGCACGGTGCAGATTGGACTTGACCGCCGGCAGACTCATGCGCAGCATTTTGGCAATCTCTTTCAGAGAATAACCGTCTATGTCCTTCAGGACAAAAACCGAACGGAATTTATCCGGCAGGTCAGCGATGGCCTGTTCCATGGCTTTGCGCAGTTCATCATTCATCACCGCCTGCAATGGATTGTTGCCCACAGAGAGATTAAAAGACTCCATGGCCGCCTGGCTGACATGCCCCTCCTCGTTCTCGAGGGATTGAGGCCGCCGTTTATTGACGCGCAGGCGCATGAGAGCGTAA
This DNA window, taken from bacterium, encodes the following:
- a CDS encoding sigma-70 family RNA polymerase sigma factor; this encodes CDQKALAQIIKENERLVYNTALRLLADPVEAECVLQETFLKVLQALPEFKAQSSLSTWIYRIATNYALMRLRVNKRRPQSLENEEGHVSQAAMESFNLSVGNNPLQAVMNDELRKAMEQAIADLPDKFRSVFVLKDIDGYSLKEIAKMLRMSLPAVKSNLHRARLFLRDRLAGFHR